A DNA window from Ranitomeya imitator isolate aRanImi1 chromosome 2, aRanImi1.pri, whole genome shotgun sequence contains the following coding sequences:
- the CLDN2 gene encoding claudin-2, giving the protein MASIGLQMMGYFMAVLGLIGTIIATLLPDWKVSSYIGASIVTAVGFSKGLWMECAIFSTGITQCDIYNSMLGLPQETQAAQALMITSCVLSSIATLFTVFGMKCTIFNQGNPGKDKLAVAGGAVFILGGIICLVPICWNLHAILKDFYNPLLPDAQRYELGSALYLGIVSSIFSVLGGSILCASCPPKDPDPNFYSRYQSRALMADKGQKAGSGAQTSKKETSGYSLTGYV; this is encoded by the coding sequence ATGGCTTCGATTGGACTGCAGATGATGGGCTACTTCATGGCAGTCTTGGGTCTGATCGGCACAATCATTGCTACATTACTACCCGACTGGAAGGTTAGTTCGTATATTGGTGCCAGTATTGTGACTGCTGTTGGCTTTAGTAAAGGGCTGTGGATGGAATGTGCAATCTTTAGCACCGGCATCACCCAATGTGACATATATAACTCCATGCTGGGACTGCCACAAGAAACTCAAGCTGCCCAGGCTCTGATGATCACATCTTGTGTACTGTCTTCAATTGCAACGCTGTTCACAGTTTTTGGCATGAAATGTACCATTTTCAACCAAGGCAACCCTGGCAAGGATAAGCTGGCAGTGGCTGGTGGAGCTGTCTTTATTCTGGGTGGCATTATATGTCTGGTGCCTATATGCTGGAACTTGCATGCTATCCTTAAAGACTTCTATAACCCATTGCTTCCTGATGCCCAGAGATATGAGCTTGGATCCGCTCTCTATCTCGGCATCGTCTCTTCGATATTTTCGGTATTGGGTGGTTCAATTCTCTGTGCCTCTTGTCCACCTAAGGATCCGGACCCAAATTTCTACAGTAGATATCAGAGCCGAGCTCTGATGGCAGATAAAGGACAAAAAGCTGGCAGTGGGGCGCAGACTTCTAAGAAGGAGACCAGCGGCTATAGCCTTACTGGTTACGTATAA